In one Leptogranulimonas caecicola genomic region, the following are encoded:
- a CDS encoding DNA methyltransferase — protein sequence MTLGYFLLWQISMRIISRWMRSKLAYSESNKTLVAYCSHVILIQKITAPSNLGAFYLEALVATSRQKQAAQKFIKRWKQAAGTEEQEDRSFWIELLQEVLEVPEPTKVIDFQRKIRGRKADAFIEDKGILIEQKSRGVDLDKKEKRGLTEHNFPRMVTPYEQGKWYADNLPHSISPRWIITSNFDEIRFYDLNDENPEESYVSVSLDELADNLQLFDIFTSKEHSRLEKEKRLSVEAGEIVARLYDGFADQYLHLDTDPREHESLNILIVRLVFLLYAEDAGLLQSHLAFHDYLNSYHVQDCRSALIRLFEVLDTPEEERDPYLSEQLSAFPYVNGGLFADKSIIIPQFTTDLRFILLQEASRQFNWADISPTIFGAVFESTLNPETRHERGMHYTSLENIHKVIDPLFLNALRAELQEIEAFKTEKVRYRRLLAFRNKLASIKVLDPACGSGNFLTETYLSLRRLENRLLENLAGFGQMGFELTENLSPIHVSINQMHGIEINDFAVSVAKTALWIAESQMMEATQEIIKSELEFLPLTSIPSITCGNALRLDWNAVIKANDCSYVLGNPPFVGQDGKTETQTADMETVWGDDYNGYLDYVTAWYKKAADYYDSKATGGGELCLCFHQLHYSGCPSGSAFQTSFL from the coding sequence ATGACTTTGGGTTATTTTTTGCTGTGGCAGATTTCAATGCGGATCATCTCGCGATGGATGCGGTCAAAGCTCGCCTATAGTGAATCTAACAAGACATTGGTCGCATACTGCTCGCACGTCATCTTGATCCAAAAGATCACAGCCCCTTCTAATTTAGGAGCATTTTATTTGGAGGCACTAGTGGCTACCAGCAGACAGAAACAAGCTGCGCAAAAATTCATCAAGCGCTGGAAACAAGCGGCGGGAACCGAAGAACAGGAAGATCGCTCTTTTTGGATTGAACTACTGCAAGAGGTATTAGAAGTTCCCGAACCTACAAAGGTTATTGACTTTCAAAGAAAAATCCGCGGCCGCAAGGCCGATGCCTTCATCGAGGATAAAGGCATTCTGATCGAGCAGAAAAGCCGAGGGGTTGACCTCGACAAAAAGGAAAAGCGGGGTCTTACTGAACACAATTTTCCCCGCATGGTCACTCCTTACGAACAAGGCAAATGGTATGCCGACAATCTGCCTCACTCCATCAGTCCTCGCTGGATCATTACATCTAACTTTGATGAAATCCGCTTCTATGACTTAAACGATGAGAATCCTGAGGAGAGCTATGTCTCTGTAAGCTTGGATGAGTTGGCAGACAATCTACAACTCTTCGATATATTTACCAGCAAAGAACACAGCCGCCTTGAAAAAGAGAAACGCCTCTCGGTGGAAGCTGGAGAGATCGTCGCCAGGCTCTATGACGGTTTTGCTGATCAATACCTGCACTTAGACACCGACCCGCGAGAGCATGAGTCTCTCAACATCCTCATAGTGAGACTCGTGTTTCTACTTTATGCCGAAGATGCCGGTCTCCTGCAATCTCACCTGGCGTTTCATGACTATCTAAACAGCTATCATGTACAGGATTGTCGATCTGCTCTTATACGGCTTTTTGAGGTGCTTGACACACCGGAAGAAGAACGCGATCCCTATCTCAGTGAGCAGCTATCGGCTTTTCCCTATGTTAATGGTGGGCTGTTCGCAGACAAAAGCATCATCATTCCTCAATTCACGACGGACCTTCGTTTTATTTTGCTTCAAGAGGCATCTCGTCAATTCAATTGGGCAGACATCTCGCCCACTATTTTCGGTGCCGTTTTCGAATCAACCCTCAATCCCGAAACGCGCCATGAGAGAGGCATGCATTACACCTCTTTGGAAAACATTCATAAGGTAATCGACCCCCTCTTCCTAAACGCTCTGCGAGCCGAGTTGCAAGAGATCGAGGCGTTCAAGACGGAGAAAGTACGTTACCGTCGTCTCCTTGCTTTCAGAAACAAACTTGCATCCATCAAGGTGCTTGACCCCGCATGTGGATCAGGCAACTTTCTGACAGAGACCTATCTATCTCTTAGACGCCTTGAGAATCGATTGCTTGAAAACCTTGCAGGTTTTGGGCAAATGGGCTTCGAACTTACAGAAAACCTCAGCCCCATCCATGTTTCCATCAATCAAATGCACGGTATCGAAATCAATGATTTTGCAGTCTCTGTTGCCAAGACCGCCCTATGGATCGCCGAATCCCAGATGATGGAAGCCACTCAAGAAATAATCAAATCCGAACTCGAGTTTCTTCCCCTCACATCGATACCAAGTATCACATGCGGTAATGCACTGAGACTAGACTGGAATGCAGTTATTAAGGCTAATGATTGTTCTTACGTCTTAGGCAATCCACCTTTTGTGGGACAGGATGGAAAAACGGAAACTCAAACAGCTGACATGGAAACAGTCTGGGGCGATGATTACAACGGTTACCTAGACTATGTGACAGCTTGGTATAAAAAGGCAGCCGACTATTACGATTCTAAAGCAACGGGGGGGGGGGAGCTTTGTCTTTGTTTCCACCAACTCCATTACTCAGGGTGCCCCAGTGGCAGCGCTTTTCAAACCTCTTTTCTCTAG